A portion of the Flavobacteriales bacterium genome contains these proteins:
- a CDS encoding mechanosensitive ion channel encodes MLSYPIITFSSDFSITILNVILFLLLWILSRLGRKHAKDLVRPFFKKEKIKVGDRELATITLVKQFINILAIVLAIESLSVNNKNVGFTELLEFDLIRIDKFHISIYNILLVAIFVISARILTSTIRIWVLRSVKEERESQNKAHTMIRLLQYFIYTLFIVLAIQSFGIDITILIASSAALFVGLGLGLQKIFADIISGFILLFEGSIKIGDVVEVDKMMAKVIEINIRTSTVRTRDGNYLIIPNSKLTSENLNNWSYNQKSTRYFIQISTKNETDPELIRSLLYQCALQHHLIDKKKPIQVFLEDFGDSSIKFQLSYWTSHAWEVQRIQSDLRFLIDKSLRAEGIHPVASNKKGDEQ; translated from the coding sequence ATGCTAAGTTATCCCATCATAACATTCAGTTCTGATTTTAGTATTACTATACTAAATGTCATTTTATTTCTATTGTTATGGATATTATCCCGACTGGGAAGAAAACATGCGAAAGATTTAGTGCGTCCCTTTTTTAAAAAGGAAAAAATAAAAGTGGGCGACCGTGAACTGGCCACCATCACGCTGGTGAAACAATTCATTAATATTCTCGCCATTGTTTTAGCCATTGAAAGTTTATCGGTCAATAATAAAAATGTCGGCTTTACCGAGTTATTGGAATTCGATTTGATTCGTATTGACAAATTCCACATTTCGATTTACAATATTTTATTGGTAGCCATTTTTGTGATTAGTGCGCGAATTTTAACCTCCACCATTCGTATTTGGGTATTGCGAAGCGTAAAAGAAGAACGTGAATCGCAGAACAAAGCACATACGATGATTCGTTTGCTGCAATATTTCATTTATACGCTGTTTATTGTTCTGGCCATTCAGAGTTTTGGAATCGACATTACCATTCTGATTGCATCGTCTGCTGCTTTATTTGTTGGATTGGGATTAGGTCTGCAAAAAATATTCGCCGATATCATTTCCGGCTTTATTTTATTGTTTGAAGGAAGTATTAAAATTGGTGACGTAGTAGAAGTTGACAAAATGATGGCCAAAGTGATTGAAATCAACATCCGCACTTCCACTGTAAGAACCCGCGATGGAAATTACCTGATAATTCCCAATTCGAAACTAACCTCCGAAAACCTGAACAACTGGTCCTACAACCAAAAATCCACCCGTTACTTTATTCAAATCTCCACAAAAAATGAAACTGATCCGGAACTAATCCGATCGCTATTATACCAATGTGCATTGCAACATCATTTAATCGATAAGAAAAAACCGATCCAGGTATTTCTCGAAGATTTTGGCGATAGCAGCATTAAATTTCAATTGAGTTACTGGACCTCTCACGCCTGGGAAGTACAGCGCATACAAAGTGATCTTCGTTTTTTAATCGACAAATCACTACGCGCAGAAGGAATTCATCCGGTGGCTTCGAATAAGAAAGGAGATGAGCAATGA
- a CDS encoding tetratricopeptide repeat protein: protein MNTLLLALCSLFALAQTGEIEKLEKKLKAAKTEKEKLEISVTLSKTWLMVDFDKGKKMAETGYQTAIKIKNKDLEGQFLNVLAIVEMYSGNTDSAFVLFRKGISTSRIAKNKLTEEKIYANMGSLFEFIGEYDSAFYYFDRSLKMSIARKDTVYIADTYNSIGLSYSNIGQFDSSYTYLQRSYQLYQLIGKKEGMADATFNIANIYFYQNKFNKSLDLFIEARDIYDSLHVENKASQARMNIAQIMFNSKKYEDARRELYVILPVFKRSENNHDLGNVHFILANTFEEEQQYDSASFHYQKAQEAFRKAEDKNGLGSALSSMGIMLLHQGKTDEAIVFFKDALKNKIQAQDPEGMGAIHNGLSEAYQRKKQFDLALYHCLEGIGYLEKTGAKGGLSQMYLRAADLSQEQGNFANAYGYIRKHLSLRDSLESEEDRNALAKLEAQYNTKEEKNKNELLRQQNLAKDAEIKLKDEEEHKKNILLYGALTIVLLFVVLLSIIIRANRQRKRANEILAIRNEEIIRQNTNILLQKDIIEEKQKEITDSINYAKRIQFTLLAHDALMKEHLPEHFVLFLPKDIVSGDFYWATHTENGKFFMAVCDSTGHGVPGAFMSLLNISFLNEAINEKHIHDPGKILDHARANLIEHISQQGQKDGMDGVVFCWDKKNLIYSAAHNNPIIVRQGEIIELAADKMPVGMGEREDPFSTHSPELKKGDMIYFFTDGFADQFGGPKGKKFKYSNFYQLLASNAELSCTEQSQKLEHEFKSWKGDLEQIDDVCVLGMRI, encoded by the coding sequence ATGAATACTTTACTATTAGCATTATGCTCCCTCTTTGCGTTGGCACAAACAGGAGAAATTGAAAAGCTGGAAAAGAAATTAAAAGCGGCCAAAACAGAAAAAGAGAAATTAGAAATCAGCGTTACGCTTTCTAAAACCTGGCTGATGGTTGATTTCGACAAAGGAAAAAAAATGGCCGAGACCGGTTATCAGACTGCCATAAAAATTAAAAACAAAGATTTAGAAGGTCAGTTTTTAAATGTCCTGGCCATAGTAGAAATGTATTCGGGAAATACCGATTCTGCGTTTGTTCTTTTTAGAAAAGGGATTTCGACTTCCCGCATTGCAAAAAACAAATTAACCGAAGAAAAGATTTATGCCAACATGGGTAGTCTTTTCGAATTTATAGGAGAATACGATAGCGCATTTTATTATTTCGACCGATCATTAAAAATGTCGATCGCCCGAAAGGATACGGTTTACATTGCAGACACCTATAATAGCATTGGATTATCCTATTCCAATATTGGACAATTCGATTCTTCCTACACCTACCTTCAGCGATCCTATCAGTTGTACCAGTTGATCGGGAAAAAAGAAGGAATGGCAGATGCAACTTTTAATATTGCCAACATCTATTTTTACCAGAACAAATTCAATAAATCACTCGACCTGTTTATTGAGGCTCGCGATATTTACGACAGCTTACATGTAGAAAATAAAGCTTCGCAAGCAAGGATGAACATTGCACAAATCATGTTCAATTCCAAAAAGTATGAAGATGCACGAAGAGAACTTTATGTCATTCTTCCTGTTTTTAAACGCTCCGAAAACAACCATGATCTGGGGAATGTCCATTTCATTCTTGCCAACACGTTCGAAGAAGAACAACAATACGATAGTGCCAGCTTCCATTATCAGAAAGCACAGGAAGCTTTCCGGAAAGCAGAAGATAAAAACGGATTGGGATCGGCATTATCCTCCATGGGTATTATGCTCTTGCACCAGGGGAAAACGGATGAAGCAATTGTGTTTTTTAAGGACGCATTAAAAAATAAAATTCAGGCGCAGGACCCCGAAGGAATGGGAGCAATACATAATGGATTATCCGAAGCCTACCAACGCAAAAAACAATTTGATTTAGCCTTGTATCATTGTTTGGAAGGAATAGGATACCTGGAAAAAACGGGAGCAAAAGGCGGACTATCTCAAATGTATCTCCGGGCGGCGGATTTGAGTCAGGAACAAGGAAATTTTGCGAATGCTTACGGTTATATCCGGAAACATTTAAGTCTTAGAGATTCACTGGAAAGTGAAGAAGACCGAAATGCATTAGCAAAACTGGAAGCGCAATACAACACCAAAGAAGAAAAAAATAAAAACGAATTATTGCGTCAACAAAATCTCGCTAAGGATGCAGAAATAAAACTGAAAGATGAAGAGGAACATAAAAAGAACATTCTTCTTTATGGTGCATTAACCATTGTTTTGTTATTTGTTGTGTTACTCAGCATTATTATCCGCGCCAACCGGCAGCGAAAACGAGCGAATGAAATTCTGGCCATTCGCAACGAAGAAATTATACGTCAAAACACCAACATCCTGCTTCAAAAAGATATTATTGAAGAAAAACAAAAAGAAATTACCGATTCCATCAATTATGCAAAACGAATTCAGTTTACGCTTTTAGCACATGATGCATTGATGAAGGAGCACTTGCCTGAACATTTTGTTTTATTTCTGCCTAAGGACATTGTATCGGGTGATTTTTACTGGGCAACACATACTGAAAATGGAAAATTCTTTATGGCCGTTTGCGACAGTACCGGACATGGCGTTCCCGGAGCTTTTATGTCGCTGCTTAATATCTCATTTCTCAATGAGGCCATCAATGAAAAACACATCCACGATCCCGGTAAAATACTGGATCATGCAAGAGCTAATCTGATTGAACATATTTCACAACAGGGACAAAAAGATGGAATGGATGGCGTTGTTTTTTGTTGGGATAAAAAGAACCTGATCTATTCCGCCGCACACAATAATCCAATAATCGTGCGACAGGGAGAAATTATTGAACTAGCCGCAGATAAAATGCCGGTTGGAATGGGCGAACGCGAAGATCCGTTTAGCACTCATTCACCCGAATTGAAAAAGGGCGACATGATTTATTTCTTTACCGA